ACAATGTGGTTTTGGTTTGGCCACGTGCAATGGGACAAGAAACCAGTTGTGTAAACACTCGATGACGTGTGTTTATTATTGCACTTGTCTAACGAGTCTGTAATACTTAACGCAACCGAATTCTATCATCCACTGCATCAGACTATTGAAAGCAGAATCGTAACTATGGATGGACGGAGCTTTATTGTCCGCATCTAATGTTGGTAGTGTTTTGTCATATTGCATCATTCTTCTTGTATGTAGCATTCTTTGTAAGAAGGACGACAATTTCCCATATTGGAAGGAAATGTTATTGATTTATTAGACTTTCCGTTTGCAACATTATTGCCGCAGTGTTTGGTAGAATAAGAAATAATTCTCTACAGCTATCCAATTACAGAGCTGACGGTAGGACACGTCATTGTTTTGTAAATCGATTATTGCATTCAAAACCTGATGCTGCTCGTGGCTTGATACGTAGCAATAGTAATACATTTGAATTTAAGCTTAAAAACACATAGTCAATCAAAACGCAACGTAAAATTGCAAGTTTATCTTCGGCTATGGCTACTGCTCATTTGCATCACTCTcgaatacattttaaaaggaACACTTGTCATTATCATCTACGTGCAAAATCTGTAGTACGTACTGGGGGAAATTCCCGTCCTACGGTGGTTTATGTATGACGAGTTGATAATTAAACCGATAGAGCCCCTGAGATAATGCTAATCTCAGTCCGCTTTCACTGTGTGTAGTGTTTGAACGCAAACCAGAGCAACAGAGAGTCTTAATTAGGGGCCAGATTGGTTTGCTTGTCTCTTTAGACGTATGGTGTGGCGGAGGATCAGTTTCAATTGGTGATCATTAACGACCAGTTGATATggttttaaatataatttctttaaaataattattaataattttcttatgTGTCCGTTGAAGTAATTGATAAAAACTCATAAAATTTTCAAGTGTCCCATTTATGTCTTGTGACACTGCAAACAGACCACCAGACTTGGAACAGATTTTGTTAAAGCATATTGTGTGAGAACTTAACCCTTAGCGTACACACTACAAAAGACTTAAATCTCGTCACTTTCTGTACAAGTATACAGGGCAAAAACAGTGAATACGTGTCCCTTTCCAGTTGGATAATGATAAGAGGTTGTGAATGTATACAAAAACAGAAAGCAGTGGTTGTGTGAAGCTCGCTGAGCTCCCAAACCGTTGTTGTAGTGGGACAGCCTTAAAAATAATGCTGTTTTCGTCATATGATAACGAGGCACAGTAGAACAGTAGAAATTGTCGACTGCAGCAtaatggtttgaaaaatacatttacacATCAGGACAGTGCGATTTAAATGATACTTCGAACAGGACGTGTCACGAGTGTACCAAGAGTTCAAAGTACCTGACGCAACATTAATCGCAATAAGTTTCgccagtgtaatatttttaatattgataCCACGTATACACAAATTCACTGTTGACAGGTTAGTTAAGATAAGAACATTTTCTCGCTCATTATGAATATGTTTACCCAATGAAAACAACGTTAGTTTCCAATTAATATCTTCATTTTTCGATACAATCTAAaaggttgcttttttatcttccCTTTTACAGAGCACTGATGAACAGAAGCTGATCTACTCCGGCCAGCTGCTCGGTGACAGTGTGGTCCTGAAGGACGTCCTTCGCCAGTACGATGGTCAGCAGGCACACACGGTGCATTTAGTGTTTACGCCAAAGAACAGCTATTACGGGGgaggcggcagcagcagtagtagcggCGGTAGCAAATCGAATGCCAACAGCAAAATGGTTTCGAATGCAAGTGCATCCGCTGCCGGGacgagcagcagcaataaTGGTAGCAACAATTCCAGTACCTCGCTCGGGTCTAGCCCATCCTCCTACGAAAGAAGTGCGCGTGAAGGTGTACACAACGTCGAAGAAGCGAATGGTGATGGGCTCCGTCAACGTTCCGTTTCGCAGGCTCGGTCCACGGCAAGAACAACAAACCCGAGACCGTCGCAATTTGTGGAGCAAACCGTCGCACTTGAAAATTTCATGCAACAAACATACATGCAATACCTAAACCAATATATTAATCTGTAAGTATTGCGCATTTGCCATCCAAATGGTTGCACTATATAACTTGTTAAATAATAATGCTCCGGTGTAATCAATTATGTCtacataaaaaagaattttaataaaaaaaaacttacatttttctttttattttcagaaTCAACGAACAGACAAATGCGAATGCTTTATACTCTGCTACCGGTCTGCCAGGCGCTAATGGAAGTAACGAAACGGCACCATCGACTTTAAATCCCCTTTCGGGAAATCAACCATTTCCAGCTGTTCCATTCGTGCCGGTCGTACAATCAGCGACACTGGTTGGAGGTTTCCCTAACCTTGCCTATTATCCCTGCATGACGTCAGCCCCATATGCGAGTGGGTTTCCATCCACCAGCAACATTCCAACTGCTTCATCCGATGCTGGAAGTGTCCCAGGCGTACAATCCGGCCCAAACCCTTTCTTACCATCTTCCACGCATCCTAGCACCGATGTGGCATCGGCTTCCGGTCAGCCAATTCCCTCACCACAACACATCCCAGGTATGGTAAACCCAACATCCTCCAGCTCATCGATAGAGGGTGGTGAGGCAAATGCTGCCACAACTCCGGCAGCAGCTGCAAGTGGTGCAGAAACGGCTGCTGTAGCACCTGCGGAACAGGGCACGCCACAAGATGCggccccagcagcagcagccccagcccGAGCACGTCGGTTTCCCAATATTGTGGTCGAGGAGCAGGAAAACAACGATTGGCTGGATGTTTTCTTCAGCTTGTGTCGGTTCGGAATTCTGATCACGGTCATTTATCTTTATTCGTCTCCGATCCGATGCCTGACGGTACTTTTCATTGGTTTTATGTTGTATCTGTAAGTAGCAATCCATTTGATTATAACATGATATAACACAAATCGTGCTTTATTGAGatatgtttggtttttttttttctagtaaaAAACATCTACGACGTATACCTCAGTTGCAAGCAAACCAAGATGCTAATGCCGTCGCAGCTCAACGGGAACAGCAGCCAGCGGTGGctcaaccaaacaacaacaatgtacCTGAGCACAACAATCCAGACCAGCAGCTACCGAACGAATCGGGTGCCGCTAGTGTGGATAATGTCGCCAAAACGCGCAACAGTGAAACGGATAGCGCAACGGCTGGAACGTCTGGCCAGCAGGGAAGCAGCAGTACTAGCAGTAACGATGCTTCAGTTGTCTCGCGCCCACGGACTAGCTCTGCCGGTCGAAGTACCGAACCAACCACAGCAAACGCGGTTGAAGAGgaggaacagcagcagcagacgaTTAGCGAAGGTGAACCGGGGGCTGCCGCTGAACAACCGGCCGCTGAAGGTCAGCGGATGACATTCAACGATATGACTTCGTTTCTCGGCACGCTGGTGATAACGTTCTTCACCTCCATAATCCCCGATACGCCTGCAGCGTAAGCCTTGGGCAAAaggtgttgcaaaaaaaaaacggtaagaaTTCGTTGGTGCtgtgtgttgctgcttttaaaatttcct
This Anopheles marshallii chromosome 3, idAnoMarsDA_429_01, whole genome shotgun sequence DNA region includes the following protein-coding sequences:
- the LOC128714268 gene encoding uncharacterized protein LOC128714268, whose product is MDVTLIVKASNQQCEDLTIKCEPSWTIRRLKGHLTEVYPGKPSTDEQKLIYSGQLLGDSVVLKDVLRQYDGQQAHTVHLVFTPKNSYYGGGGSSSSSGGSKSNANSKMVSNASASAAGTSSSNNGSNNSSTSLGSSPSSYERSAREGVHNVEEANGDGLRQRSVSQARSTARTTNPRPSQFVEQTVALENFMQQTYMQYLNQYINLINEQTNANALYSATGLPGANGSNETAPSTLNPLSGNQPFPAVPFVPVVQSATLVGGFPNLAYYPCMTSAPYASGFPSTSNIPTASSDAGSVPGVQSGPNPFLPSSTHPSTDVASASGQPIPSPQHIPGMVNPTSSSSSIEGGEANAATTPAAAASGAETAAVAPAEQGTPQDAAPAAAAPARARRFPNIVVEEQENNDWLDVFFSLCRFGILITVIYLYSSPIRCLTVLFIGFMLYLKKHLRRIPQLQANQDANAVAAQREQQPAVAQPNNNNVPEHNNPDQQLPNESGAASVDNVAKTRNSETDSATAGTSGQQGSSSTSSNDASVVSRPRTSSAGRSTEPTTANAVEEEEQQQQTISEGEPGAAAEQPAAEGQRMTFNDMTSFLGTLVITFFTSIIPDTPAA